From Anopheles funestus chromosome 3RL, idAnoFuneDA-416_04, whole genome shotgun sequence, a single genomic window includes:
- the LOC125770869 gene encoding uncharacterized protein LOC125770869: protein MFTRTSSRIEQHDTKVAFHTPKHIFSSSIEGARLGGAASNALKQVNSLSAWSLEVENISMIDDEMQVIDTIDQSYWNGKFVPPPPRPPFLEESIAPDGLTTCDLCSWAWQDKGTLSLDGAIKEIFSSSDTKEFNWTFALIVVSLTSAFLGAIIMIVFLRCKRIRTNQHGLRTLCFDSSSTKDTSGLNFDNQTSKNSTNGSCSPRSTNSGLWTWFSSRKNLSTPDQLVNSHTLPVENHYTHMDDNNYNPVQIDEASYAEVGNEIGPSETTSYKSGSVQHGTDNDILIMNCPLPAIPTGSHSASGGGASGSGSAYYSGLLNNANMAGGEDEDERPYEIVDLKEMSSPHKNHNVQSHFLNETNNLLTIEKHSETLPEGTISASDYV, encoded by the exons ATGTTTACACGCACGAGCAGCCGCATTGAGCAACATGATACCAAGGTTGCATTTCATACACCAAAACACATCTTCAGCTCTTCGATCGAAGGCGCCCGATTGGGTGGTGCCGCAAGCAACGCACTGAAACAAGTCAATTCTCTAAGCGCTTGGAGCTTagaagtggaaaatatttcgatGATCGACGACGAAATGCAGGTGATCGATACGATCGATCAGAGCTACTGGAATGGAAAGTTTGTACCACCTCCACCGAGACCACCATTTCTAGAGGAATCCATTGCACCGGACGGTTTGACCACCTGTGACCTGTGTTCATGGGCTTGGCAGGACAAGGGTACACTATCACTGGATGGGGCGATAA aGGAAATTTTCTCATCTTCAGACACGAAGGAATTTAATTGGACGTTTGCGCTGATAGTAGTTTCGCTAACATCGGCTTTTCTCGGTGCCATAATAATGATAGTATTTCTTAGATGTAAAAG aATTCGAACGAACCAGCATGGACTTCGCACATTGTGTTTCGATTCCAGTAGTACAAAGGATACCAGTGGGTTGAATTTCGATAATCAAACATCGAAAAACTCAACCAATGGGTCATGTAGCCCTCGTAGTACAAATTCCGGCCTGTGGACATGGTTTAGCAGTCGCAAGAATCTTTCGACGCCGGATCAGCTGGTAAACTCCCACACGCTGCCAGTGGAGAACCATTACACGCACATGGATGACAATAATTACAATCCGGTGCAGATCGATGAAGCGTCCTACGCGGAAGTGGGAAACGAAATAGGTCCCTCAGAAACTACCTCCTATAAATCAGGCTCCGTACAACAT GGTACAGACAACGACATTCTAATAATGAATTGCCCACTGCCAGCAATACCGACCGGCTCCCATAGCGCTAGCGGCGGCGGTGCTAGTGGATCCGGCAGTGCGTACTATTCCGGTTTGCTCAACAATGCCAACATGGCTGGCGGTGAGGATGAAGATGAGCGTCCGTACGAGATTGTCGATTTAAAGGAGATGTCATCGCCCCACAAAAATCATAACGTCCAAAGCCACTTCTTGAATGAAACGAACAACTTGCTGACGATCGAGAAACATTCCGAAACGCTACCGGAAGGGACGATCAGTGCATCAGACTATGTTTGA
- the LOC125770870 gene encoding microfibril-associated glycoprotein 4-like, whose amino-acid sequence MTYWSIVLLTLCVGVVVTHYPPDNPPYLLDEATARTESRILERIEHLSRILSNTTKVFNDRVDEVKRDFSSVFLALNETKSSCRQSISQMKNETTEMFNATNRALGHISEQLSQFSTLTTHGMINLEHKLERRPEDTGVYLIRPDASSNRTFEVSRDWTNNHEFGGNWIVFQRRFNGSVNFYRNWTEYKDGFGDLHGEHWLGLDKLHAILKPHQHELLVVLEDFDGVIAYAHYANFKIGDEGEKYVIQSVGKYTGTAGDSFTTHGNTTFSTYDQDNDEFFSNCAKSYDGAWWFHRCYERYWISNTKYSSSVIFTTY is encoded by the coding sequence ATGACTTACTGGAGCATTGTGTTACTTACCTTGTGTGTTGGAGTGGTGGTAACTCACTATCCTCCTGACAATCCACCTTATCTTTTGGATGAAGCCACGGCTAGAACCGAATCACGAATACTAGAGCGAATTGAACATTTATCACGAATCTTGAGTAATACAACAAAAGTGTTCAACGATCGTGTAGACGAAGTAAAGCGTGATTTCAGCAGTGTATTTCTTGCactaaatgaaacgaaaagttCATGCCGTCAAAGTATAAGtcaaatgaaaaacgaaacgaccGAAATGTTTAATGCGACAAACAGAGCTTTAGGACACATTTCGGAACAATTAAGTCAATTTTCGACGTTAACTACACATGGGATGATCAATTTAGAGCACAAGCTAGAACGACGACCAGAGGATACGGGAGTGTATTTGATTAGACCAGATGCTTCCAGCAACAGAACGTTTGAAGTATCACGTGATTGGACGAACAATCACGAATTCGGAGGTAACTggatcgttttccagcgacggTTCAATGGTTCGGTCAATTTCTATCGTAACTGGACCGAGTATAAGGATGGGTTTGGTGATCTACATGGCGAACACTGGTTAGGATTGGATAAGCTGCATGCAATCTTGAAACCCCATCAACACGAACTGCTCGTTGTGCTGGAAGACTTCGACGGTGTGATTGCGTATGCACATTACGCTAACTTTAAGATCGGAGATGAAGGCGAAAAATACGTCATACAATCGGTTGGCAAATACACTGGTACGGCAGGTGACTCATTTACCACTCACGGGAACACAACATTTTCAACATACGATCAGGACAATgatgaatttttttccaactgtGCCAAATCGTATGATGGTGCGTGGTGGTTCCATCGATGTTATGAGAGGTACTGGATCAGCAATACAAAATATTCTAGTAGCGTAATATTTACTACATATTag